In Clostridia bacterium, the following are encoded in one genomic region:
- a CDS encoding (d)CMP kinase: MLPNIAIDGPAGAGKSTVARLVAKRLGLTYLDTGAMYRALTWKALQNSVPLTQEGLAELVRNTEITFVQDPNHDTPRVFCDNIDVTEHIRSPEVSNHVSLVSSFAEVRQGLTQLQRKYAAEGGIVMDGRDIGTVVMPNASFKFFLTASLEERSRRRYEEMKKKGIDVDPTTVYREIAARDEADRNRPVAPLTAAEDAVIVDTTNLSIEQVVDLIVAQCQGGESK; the protein is encoded by the coding sequence ATGCTTCCTAATATCGCCATCGACGGGCCTGCCGGCGCGGGAAAAAGTACCGTCGCCCGCTTGGTAGCAAAAAGGCTGGGGCTCACCTATCTCGACACCGGTGCCATGTACCGGGCTTTGACCTGGAAAGCCCTACAGAACAGCGTTCCCTTGACCCAAGAGGGCCTGGCAGAATTGGTTCGCAACACGGAAATCACTTTTGTACAGGACCCAAACCATGATACGCCTAGGGTTTTTTGTGATAACATTGACGTAACAGAACATATCCGGTCACCGGAAGTTTCCAACCATGTTTCCCTGGTTTCTTCTTTTGCCGAGGTGCGTCAAGGGTTAACCCAATTGCAGCGAAAGTATGCGGCAGAGGGCGGTATCGTAATGGACGGCCGGGATATTGGCACGGTCGTGATGCCCAATGCATCTTTTAAGTTCTTTCTGACGGCTTCCTTGGAGGAGAGAAGCCGCAGGCGGTATGAAGAAATGAAAAAAAAGGGCATAGACGTGGACCCGACCACGGTCTACCGAGAAATTGCGGCCCGGGATGAGGCGGACCGGAACCGGCCCGTCGCTCCGTTAACCGCGGCTGAAGACGCTGTTATTGTTGATACAACCAATTTGTCCATCGAACAAGTAGTGGATCTGATCGTTGCCCAATGTCAAGGGGGTGAGTCAAAATGA
- the aroA gene encoding 3-phosphoshikimate 1-carboxyvinyltransferase — protein MNIEVARTGPLTGELEVPGDKSISHRAAILGAIAEGKTRIKGFLEGQDCLHTLQCLSSLGIHVEQLQPGDYIIHGKGLHGLSEPDNVLDVGNSGTTIRLLAGLLASRPFTSILTGDASIRSRPMDRVIVPLTQMGATIYGRENNKLAPLFIKGGTLRGINYRLPVASAQVKSAILLAALGGSDTTCIEEPLRSRDHTERMLAAFGAGITVQDLSIQITPQDTLTPQEILVPGDISSAAFFMVAASIVPGSDIIIRNVGVNPTRTGVITALQAMGAGVEVMNYREQTGEPVADVRVRYAPLKGISFEPAWIPTLIDEIPALCIAAAFAEGITVIRHARELRVKETDRIRIMTQELTRFGAKVQELPDGMIIEGCTELKGTTCYSHGDHRIAMALSVLGLRATGTTTIVQAEAVNVSYPDFFVTLQSLK, from the coding sequence TTGAATATAGAAGTTGCCCGCACAGGTCCATTAACCGGTGAACTGGAAGTACCCGGTGACAAATCCATCTCCCACCGGGCAGCCATCCTGGGAGCCATCGCCGAGGGCAAGACTCGCATTAAAGGCTTTTTGGAAGGTCAGGACTGCCTTCATACCCTTCAATGTTTGTCATCCCTAGGGATTCATGTGGAGCAGTTGCAACCGGGTGATTACATTATTCACGGGAAAGGTCTGCATGGATTGAGCGAACCGGATAACGTGCTGGACGTGGGTAATTCCGGGACTACCATTCGTTTGCTGGCGGGTTTACTGGCCAGCCGGCCTTTCACCAGCATCTTGACCGGCGATGCATCCATTAGATCTCGCCCCATGGATAGGGTCATTGTGCCTTTAACCCAAATGGGTGCTACCATTTACGGCAGGGAGAATAATAAGCTGGCTCCGTTATTTATCAAGGGCGGTACTCTTCGCGGCATTAACTACCGTCTTCCTGTGGCCAGCGCCCAGGTCAAAAGCGCCATCCTGTTGGCCGCTCTGGGAGGCAGCGATACAACTTGCATAGAGGAACCATTGCGTTCCCGGGATCATACCGAGCGTATGCTGGCCGCCTTCGGTGCCGGCATTACGGTGCAGGACCTGAGCATCCAAATCACACCGCAAGACACCTTGACGCCCCAGGAAATCCTGGTCCCAGGTGACATCTCCTCGGCTGCTTTTTTCATGGTGGCTGCCAGCATTGTCCCCGGCTCAGATATCATCATTAGAAACGTAGGAGTGAACCCTACGCGAACCGGAGTGATTACGGCTTTACAAGCTATGGGAGCCGGCGTAGAAGTGATGAATTACAGGGAACAAACGGGGGAACCTGTAGCTGATGTCCGGGTGAGATATGCTCCCCTGAAAGGTATTTCCTTTGAACCGGCCTGGATCCCTACTTTAATCGATGAGATCCCCGCCCTTTGCATCGCGGCAGCTTTCGCCGAAGGGATAACCGTCATCCGTCATGCCCGGGAATTGAGGGTCAAAGAAACCGACCGGATCCGGATTATGACTCAGGAATTGACCAGGTTTGGAGCTAAAGTACAGGAGCTGCCTGACGGTATGATCATTGAAGGTTGTACAGAACTGAAAGGTACCACCTGTTATTCCCATGGAGACCACCGCATCGCCATGGCGCTGTCCGTCTTAGGTTTACGTGCCACAGGCACCACCACCATTGTCCAAGCGGAAGCGGTCAATGTATCGTACCCAGATTTCTTCGTTACATTACAGTCATTAAAATGA
- a CDS encoding type 2 isopentenyl-diphosphate Delta-isomerase, with amino-acid sequence MNYSKKTRTPNRQSLQLSRKLDHLQLTKELDDGPLSTGFEDVHLIHQAVSPLQLDEVDSGVTFCNKKLSVPFIINAMTGGPEISSHINACLARVAAELHMGMAVGSQALALNDPNAALTYTIARQENPHGLILANLSALASPDEALRAIEMLSADGLQLHLNAAHELAMAEGDRDFRRALDNIAAIVEKVPVPVIMKEVGFGLSVETARQLFAHGVAHFDVGGQGGTNFGTIERVRQKQAGPSVFELWGIPTAVSVAEVSSQGLPVTIIASGGIRSALDGVKAMALGADLIGIAGPVVKLLLDHTEAEVLNYFHRLIYDFRALMLLAGARSLEDLKKVPVVITGRTKDWLEQRGILDHYRQRTRIH; translated from the coding sequence GTGAACTATTCGAAGAAAACACGAACGCCTAACCGGCAGTCCCTGCAGTTGAGCCGGAAGCTGGATCACCTGCAGTTGACCAAAGAACTGGACGACGGCCCATTATCAACCGGTTTTGAAGATGTTCACTTGATTCATCAGGCGGTCAGCCCCCTCCAACTTGATGAAGTCGACAGCGGGGTCACATTTTGCAACAAGAAGCTTTCAGTGCCTTTCATCATCAATGCCATGACCGGAGGACCGGAGATATCCTCGCACATCAATGCCTGCCTGGCCAGGGTGGCAGCGGAGCTCCACATGGGTATGGCAGTGGGTTCGCAAGCACTGGCCCTTAACGACCCCAATGCGGCGTTAACCTATACAATTGCCCGTCAGGAGAATCCTCACGGGCTCATTTTGGCCAATTTGAGTGCTTTGGCGTCTCCTGACGAAGCTTTACGAGCTATCGAAATGCTGTCAGCTGATGGATTGCAGCTGCACTTAAATGCGGCCCATGAACTGGCCATGGCTGAAGGGGACCGGGATTTCAGGCGTGCGCTGGATAACATCGCCGCCATCGTAGAAAAAGTACCCGTTCCCGTCATTATGAAAGAAGTTGGCTTTGGGCTTTCCGTTGAAACAGCCAGGCAGCTTTTCGCCCATGGCGTCGCCCATTTTGATGTGGGGGGACAAGGTGGCACTAATTTCGGCACCATTGAACGGGTGCGGCAAAAACAGGCCGGGCCGTCGGTCTTTGAGCTGTGGGGCATTCCCACCGCTGTTTCCGTGGCTGAAGTCAGCAGTCAAGGGTTACCCGTGACCATCATTGCGTCCGGAGGGATACGTTCGGCCCTGGACGGAGTCAAAGCAATGGCTCTAGGCGCTGACTTAATCGGCATTGCCGGACCCGTAGTCAAACTCCTGCTGGACCACACGGAAGCGGAAGTACTTAATTATTTCCACCGGCTGATCTATGATTTTCGGGCGTTGATGCTGCTGGCCGGCGCTCGTTCACTAGAAGATTTAAAGAAAGTGCCGGTGGTGATAACCGGCAGAACCAAAGACTGGCTGGAACAAAGAGGAATACTGGACCATTACCGCCAGCGTACACGCATTCATTAA
- a CDS encoding 3-deoxy-7-phosphoheptulonate synthase (catalyzes the formation of 3-deoxy-D-arabino-hept-2-ulosonate 7-phosphate from phosphoenolpyruvate and D-erythrose 4-phosphate), giving the protein GNFNVIFCERGIRTFETYTRNTLDLSSVPVIKQLTHLPIVVDPSHGTGKWQLVKPMALAAVAAGADGLMIEVHPNPSEALSDGPQSLTPENFKALMTELQSVVQAIQRTLERCDD; this is encoded by the coding sequence AAGGTAACTTCAATGTCATCTTTTGCGAGCGGGGCATACGTACTTTCGAGACCTATACCCGTAACACCTTGGATTTAAGCAGCGTCCCTGTGATTAAGCAGTTGACCCATTTGCCCATCGTGGTAGATCCAAGCCACGGTACCGGCAAGTGGCAGCTGGTGAAACCGATGGCTTTAGCAGCAGTCGCCGCCGGAGCCGACGGGCTGATGATCGAAGTACATCCAAACCCCAGCGAAGCCCTGTCCGACGGCCCTCAATCCCTTACCCCTGAAAACTTTAAGGCTTTAATGACAGAGCTGCAATCAGTGGTGCAAGCAATTCAAAGGACATTGGAGCGATGCGATGATTAA
- a CDS encoding bifunctional 4-hydroxy-3-methylbut-2-enyl diphosphate reductase/30S ribosomal protein S1, translating to MEILVAPRAGFCFGVKRALDIALNSLQAGNNVYTYGSLIHNQQVVDKLAKLGLKTVEDPREIAAGKVIIRSHGVGPETLEAIQAKGHKVIDATCPFVKKAQRIAHRLDNDGFQVVVVGDKEHPEVKGIVEWTQNRAIVIKDPQEVQLLPFFPKIGVLAQTTLDFSTFEEVTRLLRGKTQQLQIHNTICSATKIRQEEAFKLAQAVDVMIVIGGKHSANTRKLASICQRAGTLTFQIEQAGELEPHWFTNAKRVGVTAGASTPDWIIEEVVERMTELNEEKNLTTEEVQEAGNPEMGNQAAAQGGSNQRSEEVDLDLASNPMELHRGDIISGTVVQVNDNEVMVDVGGKSEGIIPLNELANRPITNPHEVVAVGDEVKVFVLRVENEEGHPVLSKRRADRVIAWEVLEKALETGEELRAPVIEVVKGGLLVDVGVRGFVPASLVERGYVEDLQQYVGKELRLRVIELDRGKNKVVLSQKAILDEEYEKLREATWASLQEGQVIKGIVRRLTDFGAFVDIGGIDGLLHVSELSWGRIDHPKDVLSEGQEIEVKVLAVDRAAEKVSLGLKQLLPNPWDTAEERYPVGSVVQGKVLRIASFGAFVEVEPGIEGLVHISQLANHHVEKTEDVVSVGDIIPVKVLSVDQAAHRMSLSLKEARKAERPQPPKQETVKEEENSGVKLGDLFGELFEENTNA from the coding sequence TTGGAGATTTTGGTGGCTCCCAGAGCCGGTTTTTGTTTTGGTGTCAAAAGAGCCCTAGATATTGCACTGAATAGCCTACAAGCAGGTAATAACGTCTATACATACGGCTCCCTGATTCACAACCAGCAGGTAGTAGACAAGTTAGCAAAACTAGGTCTTAAGACTGTCGAGGATCCCCGGGAAATCGCAGCAGGAAAAGTCATCATTCGCTCCCATGGTGTTGGCCCTGAGACGCTGGAGGCAATTCAGGCAAAGGGCCACAAAGTGATCGATGCTACCTGTCCTTTTGTGAAAAAGGCACAACGGATTGCACACCGGTTGGACAATGATGGCTTTCAAGTGGTCGTGGTAGGTGACAAAGAGCATCCGGAAGTCAAGGGTATTGTAGAGTGGACCCAGAACCGTGCTATCGTCATCAAAGATCCTCAAGAAGTACAATTACTACCTTTTTTCCCCAAGATTGGTGTATTGGCACAAACCACATTGGATTTTTCCACCTTTGAAGAGGTAACGAGGCTCCTACGAGGCAAAACCCAGCAACTGCAAATCCATAACACCATTTGCAGTGCAACAAAAATCAGGCAGGAGGAAGCCTTTAAGCTGGCCCAAGCGGTAGACGTGATGATCGTCATAGGCGGGAAGCACAGTGCCAATACAAGGAAACTTGCGAGCATTTGCCAGAGGGCGGGTACGCTGACCTTTCAAATTGAACAGGCTGGCGAACTTGAACCCCATTGGTTTACAAATGCTAAGCGAGTGGGGGTCACAGCTGGTGCCTCTACTCCAGATTGGATTATTGAGGAGGTTGTTGAAAGAATGACAGAGCTGAATGAAGAAAAAAACTTGACAACGGAGGAGGTCCAAGAAGCTGGGAACCCCGAAATGGGGAATCAAGCAGCGGCCCAAGGGGGATCCAACCAAAGAAGTGAAGAAGTAGACTTGGATTTAGCCAGCAATCCCATGGAACTACACCGGGGGGATATCATTTCCGGGACTGTAGTTCAGGTTAATGATAATGAAGTGATGGTGGATGTAGGCGGCAAATCCGAAGGTATTATCCCATTAAACGAATTGGCCAATCGTCCCATTACTAACCCCCATGAAGTTGTTGCCGTAGGCGATGAAGTTAAAGTCTTTGTCCTGCGGGTGGAAAATGAGGAAGGTCACCCGGTACTGTCCAAGAGAAGAGCAGACCGCGTTATTGCCTGGGAAGTTTTAGAAAAGGCTTTGGAGACCGGTGAAGAATTGAGAGCACCCGTCATCGAAGTGGTGAAAGGAGGTCTGCTTGTTGACGTAGGTGTACGCGGTTTTGTCCCTGCTTCCCTGGTGGAAAGAGGCTATGTGGAGGACCTGCAGCAGTATGTGGGGAAAGAACTTCGCTTGCGGGTCATCGAGCTGGACCGCGGCAAGAACAAAGTGGTCCTGTCGCAAAAGGCCATTCTGGACGAAGAATACGAAAAACTGCGGGAAGCTACCTGGGCTAGTTTACAAGAAGGGCAAGTCATCAAAGGTATTGTTAGGCGTTTGACTGATTTCGGCGCATTTGTCGATATCGGCGGCATTGACGGTTTGCTCCACGTTTCCGAACTCTCTTGGGGTAGAATAGACCATCCCAAAGACGTGTTATCGGAAGGCCAGGAAATAGAAGTCAAAGTCCTAGCTGTCGATCGGGCCGCGGAAAAAGTCTCTTTAGGCTTGAAACAATTACTGCCAAATCCCTGGGATACTGCCGAAGAACGGTACCCGGTAGGCTCCGTTGTCCAAGGAAAAGTACTGCGGATAGCCTCTTTTGGCGCCTTTGTGGAGGTAGAACCCGGCATTGAGGGATTAGTGCATATTTCTCAATTAGCCAATCATCACGTGGAAAAAACCGAGGATGTAGTTTCCGTGGGAGATATTATCCCGGTCAAGGTACTGAGCGTGGATCAGGCTGCCCACCGGATGAGTCTCAGTCTGAAAGAAGCCCGCAAGGCAGAACGCCCTCAACCTCCGAAACAAGAAACGGTTAAAGAAGAAGAGAATTCAGGTGTTAAGTTGGGGGATCTCTTTGGTGAACTATTCGAAGAAAACACGAACGCCTAA
- a CDS encoding 1-acyl-sn-glycerol-3-phosphate acyltransferase — translation MTLYRILRPIAWLILKLWNRLEVHGLENLPPQGKLIVVANHVSVLDPIVLGVGLPRPIRFMAKKELFDIPVLGGLISLLGSFPVDRNKTDFQAVKQSLRILASQEVLGIFPEGGTRKNATRIVFSTGAAAIALKSKSPVLPVAIIGTASIPKAILFGKLKVNIGPVITWPQQYEGKLQDDDVERLTREMEKAVQGLKSA, via the coding sequence ATGACCTTGTACAGGATACTGAGACCTATCGCCTGGCTCATCCTGAAGCTCTGGAACCGGTTAGAGGTCCATGGCCTGGAAAACCTCCCGCCGCAAGGAAAATTAATCGTCGTGGCTAATCATGTGAGCGTGTTAGACCCGATCGTCTTAGGAGTCGGTTTACCCCGACCCATTCGTTTCATGGCCAAAAAGGAATTGTTCGATATACCCGTCTTAGGGGGACTCATTTCCCTGTTAGGCTCTTTTCCCGTAGACAGGAATAAGACAGATTTTCAGGCTGTCAAGCAATCTTTAAGGATACTGGCAAGTCAAGAGGTGTTAGGTATCTTCCCGGAAGGGGGCACGCGCAAGAATGCCACCAGAATTGTTTTTAGTACCGGTGCAGCGGCCATCGCCCTCAAGAGCAAAAGTCCTGTCTTACCGGTAGCCATTATCGGTACCGCTTCCATTCCCAAGGCCATCCTTTTCGGCAAGCTTAAGGTCAACATTGGCCCGGTTATCACCTGGCCGCAGCAGTATGAAGGCAAGCTGCAAGACGATGACGTAGAACGGCTGACCAGGGAAATGGAAAAGGCCGTACAAGGACTGAAATCCGCCTAA
- the pheA gene encoding prephenate dehydratase — protein sequence MIKIGYLGPEGTFSEKAARMWLQCVSTPHRLEAKENLPQLFRDLENGQLAQIIVPVENSIEGAVTVTQDYLISLPGIKVLGEISLAVEHYLVAKTLLPLADITAVYSHPQALAQCHRFLERHLGKAKLVQTTSTAEAARLVSEAAEPIAAVTSADAAAKYHLAVLAERIQDFHGNKTRFWAVGLPETCTINISKEHCDFKTSIVVALPYNRPGGLHMILTEFAAASLDLTRIESRPTKKELGEYLFIIDFLGHVHEETVAKTFNKLQSKDVMIKVLGSFPVLT from the coding sequence ATGATTAAAATAGGCTATCTAGGACCCGAGGGAACTTTTTCAGAAAAAGCCGCCCGTATGTGGCTACAATGTGTTTCAACACCCCACCGCCTGGAAGCAAAAGAAAACCTGCCGCAGCTTTTTCGCGACCTGGAAAACGGGCAGCTGGCCCAGATCATCGTGCCGGTGGAAAACTCGATTGAAGGAGCTGTAACGGTCACCCAGGATTACTTGATCAGCTTACCAGGCATCAAGGTGCTAGGAGAGATTAGCCTTGCCGTGGAACACTACCTGGTGGCTAAAACCCTGCTCCCGTTAGCCGACATCACCGCCGTTTACTCTCATCCCCAGGCCCTGGCCCAGTGCCACCGGTTCCTGGAACGTCACCTTGGAAAGGCGAAATTAGTGCAAACTACCAGCACGGCGGAAGCAGCTCGCCTGGTCAGCGAAGCGGCAGAACCCATCGCCGCCGTCACGTCGGCAGACGCGGCGGCCAAATACCACTTGGCGGTCCTGGCAGAAAGAATTCAAGATTTTCACGGCAACAAAACCCGTTTCTGGGCTGTGGGTTTACCGGAAACATGTACCATTAACATAAGTAAAGAACATTGTGACTTCAAGACTTCTATCGTGGTGGCTTTACCTTACAATCGTCCCGGGGGCCTGCACATGATCTTGACGGAATTCGCCGCCGCTTCCCTGGACCTAACACGGATCGAATCCAGGCCCACTAAGAAAGAATTAGGAGAGTATCTCTTCATCATTGATTTTCTTGGCCATGTCCATGAGGAAACCGTGGCTAAGACATTTAACAAACTGCAGTCTAAGGACGTGATGATCAAAGTGCTGGGTTCTTTTCCGGTGCTTACCTAA